The following nucleotide sequence is from Penicillium digitatum chromosome 5, complete sequence.
TAGCCGTTTGCCGCGCAGTGCCTTTGCATAAGCCCTATCGAGTAATCGCAGTACCCATGTCTCGACagcctttttttctttttcagaAATTGGATATTGGACGGTCGTTACGGAAATTTCGTCCTTGGCAGCAGGCTTTGCATAGGCAATGACGAGATTGGAAGCGGTAATTTCGGCACCGAGGATGTTGTACAATGGTATGGCATAGTTGGTCTCTGGTTCTAGAATGCGCACAAAGCTCGGTCAGAAGATTTCGATTGACAGTAGTGCCTGCGATGACGCGGCAGAGGGGCCAGTGCCAACTAACTAGACTGGAGCAATCCGCAGCAGCGACGATCTGGTTTAGCCGGGCGGTCATCTGCATGGGTAAGCATGTGCCCACGCGCCGGGTGTGGAGTAGATCATACCAACTATGAGGAGCAAGTCGCCGCCGATGGTCAAAGAGACAGATTCGTCAAGAACTAGCGTTGTATCAAGTGGCTCTTGTAAGGAGGAGTCTGGGGAGGACATTTTGGATAAGGATGGAGATTCAGTACATTATAGATAGAGAGGAGCGAGAGAATCTAGGAGCAGGAAGGTCAATGGTAGAACAATGAGAGTATCATATGCAGCCGCGGAGTTCCGGTGGGCCCGTGTGGTCCCTGCATTAAAGGTGCGAACTTCTAAATCgagcacggagtacagaTTCGCTTCGCAGGAACGATTCAAAGATATTCATATATTCACATAGATAGTATTTGTTTAGAGGCTACTACAACACCCTGAAATTATCAAAAGACATTGTTCTTTATCCACTACTCCTGACGAgacattcatctcatctgcaCGATAAAGAGACATATAGGTAAGTAAACAAATTCGTCTCGAATGAACAGAACAGAAAGTTGAAAAGTGAAAGGGAAAAGGATAAAAACATCACATAGACCACAAACCGCTGGAAAAATATTGACTTATGCAGTCGCTGCCTTGAGACCCTTCAGAGAGCCCAAGCTCAGTGCCAGACCCTGGGAGCGACTTCTTATCCGCACAAATCCTGTGATTGGCCCATCATCTCCCTCCTTTTCGATGCTCAGGTTTGCTAGTGCATCCTCGCCTGGTTATATAGTCAGTTATCATATCATGTAGAAAATGGGGTGGATTATTGGGGGATTGGAAACATACCGAACACACTACGCGCGTACAGGTTCGCGCTCAGGAAGCGGCAATCTCCCTTAAGCGAAGCATCGGGCGTCAAGCAGGCCATATTAGTGCTCTCCATCAGCTGCTTGAGGAAGTCACGTAGAGTTTTGGCCTTAGAATTGATGTTGACCTTGTTCTCCCACTCGAACTCAGTCCACATGGTACGGAACTGAGTCTCGGTGCAGTGAGCAGGCTGAATGTAGTCCATGATGTCGGCATGGATGTCGTTGAGAATGACCACATGGTTCTCGGTAGAGCTGGCTCCATCATAGACAATGTTGCCAAAGATCACACCGGTGTCGGTTGACGAAACCTTGATCGTAGCCTGGACATTCAAGAAGTCGCGTGGGCCTAAATTGTTGGTGGATGGCCGCTCAACAACCTTGAGGTCACCGAGGGTTGCAAACTCCACGCACAGGTTTTGGAGAGTTTCCGTTGTTTGGTTAACCAACAGGACGTCAAGAACAATATCGAACTGGTGAACAGTGACATAGGCTTCAGCATAGACCGAGTCAGAGAAACCAGTTAATTGCACTACCCggctgagcttcgaagagACGTCCTCCACAGTCGAATCGCCACCTGTTGCCTTGGCAAGATCCATTTCAATCTCCTCCCCGCCCTCGACggcgttcttcttggtgAATTGGCGAATGGGGATAGCATCGTCAACCTGGACGGCGCTCTTGGCCTTCTCCACTGCCTCCTTAGCAGCTCTCTTCTTATCCTCTACCTGGACCATGGCGCGGAACGCCTTTCGGGTGTCCTCCAAGAAAGTGGCTTcgagctccttcttctcggaGAACTCGGCCAGGGATCGCACACAGGTCAAGATACGATCCACAGAGTCTTCATCAATAGGGGCCTTGACGAAGTGAGATTGACCAACGCGCATGATGGAAATCATTATAAGCATGGCCTCGGCACGGAGAGCGTTGGTGCGAGCAGTATCATGCGAAACCTCGGAATGGCGCATCACCAACTTAGTCAAAGTCGAAGAGAGCACCGTTGCCAGGTAGTAGTCGCCGTCCAAAATAAGCTGGCGCAGAGGTGGCTTCTGTGCAGCCTTGACAGCCTCGAGACGAGCAGCTGCCGCCGATTGGCTAGTGAGAGCGCTTTCGGTAGCGTATGTGCCATCTGCAAGCACCTTTCGGGATCCAGTGGGCGCGGCCTTGGAGTGGCCATTGGCCTGCTCCATCAGCAGGGCGTTGTCATCCGGAACTTCATCCAGAAGTCGTTGTTCGGATGCCAAAATTGGGATTTCACCAAGACTGGCTCTGATCGTCTTCCAAGCATCCCGAATATCCTTCTCCTCCAGGGAGTATTCGCCAACAACCCAGAGAACTCCACGGTAGACCTTTCCAGCACGAACCTCACTCAAAGTTGAAACCAAGCGGGCAACGATCGATCCACGCAAGTCAGGGAATTTCTCCACTACCTCTTTGACGAACGAAATCACATCGACGGCGGAGTTATTATTAAAGTCGGCAATGAAGTCCATCAGGAGATCAACCACGCTAGCAGCAATTTCGGAGAACTTAATGGCGCAGGAGTGTATTGACTGTACCAAGATTTGGCGATACTCGCTATTCTATGAGGATCGTTAGCACTGCTTGGTTCTGCAAAATGGCTATTTAGCCTACCTGTTCATATTGTTCGTCGACGGTCTTGGCAAGCTCTTTCTTGAGAAGCATGATAATTTCTTCTACGTTCTTGCTCGAGACCATCTCCATGGCAAGGTTGAGGGCCTTTCTCCGGACGTCAATATCAGGGCTGCTGAGAACCCGCAGGGCCTCCATGGTCAGGTCGTCCAAGACACCCTCATTGCGAATTCTGAGCTGGTTCACGCGTTCCAAACAAATGAGCTTGACGTTGTTATCGGCCTCCCGAATCGCGAGCTCGATCAGCTTGCTTGCAGCAGCTTTGACGGCTACAGGGTTGCTTGTGAGGGCGGTGAGAGATGTTGCGGCTTCGTAGACAACGGTGCTAGTGGAGGCGTCGAGGAGCTCGAGCATGAGTTTCAGGTATCGGGACTGTTGTTCGTTAGTGACCCTGACATTTTTACTTTGAAGGTTTTAAGCCCACCTTATTCTGAGTGTTCTGTACTGCATCTTTCCGGAGGAACTCCAACTCGGCTAGCTGGAGCAACTCATCTGTGTTTGGAATTGTGTCAAACGTGGTGCGCAGATACTCGAGCGCTTTTTGATGGCTAATAGACATGAGTGCCGCAAAGGCGTTGCGCTTGCAGGTGCTGTCGGTCTCTGATTCGAGGAACAACTGAAGCAACTCCGGCGCGTCGGGAATGAGGGACTCGGAGTGCTGGAAAATAGATGATACAGCCCATACTGCATTTTTGCGAACATATGCGTGACGATGTTGCAGACACGAACGCGCGGAGGAGAGGAGGGGCTCAATGAGCTCTGGTTCACGGAGTTTGGAGAGGAATCGTAGTGTGTTGCCTCGAATGTATTCGTTGGGATGTTGAAGATCGTTGCGAATGCCATTACtgcaaacaaaaaaaagggtcagACAGGAAAGACCTTACAGGAATGGGCAGGGGTATCCTTACCAGACCAAGATCATCTCTTGCTTGAGCTTTCCAGTAGAGTCATGTTTGGGGCAGATTTCATAGAAAAAATAGAGTAACTTCTTCAATGACTTGCTTTTCGACGGCATCACAAAACGAATTATGTGCATGAGGATTTGCGGCATAGGATCTCCATTCAGCATGATGGTGACAATGGTCCGCATTGTTTCCAACTTGGTCTCATCGTTGCCTTTCTCCAGTTGCAGCTTCAGCTCCTGCACTGTCGGCTGGTCGGCAGTATTGTCCACATGGAGCAAACTGTAGGTATTTTCAAGAAACGACGCCATGGTGGTAAATTGGGGGGAATCGGAATGAAGGAGAGCTGCAAGTTGTCAGTTCCGGGGGATGTTTTGGGGACACATCAGCATGTAGGAATCAACACAAACAGTAGGAGTAATTCTCTCGGGAATAGGAGGTTGCGCCAGATATCAAGAGCAAGCAATTAGTATAAAGCAACACTCCTCGCCAGCCTTGAAATCATTAGATGTTAAACGAATCGCAATGGGGAGGGACCATCAACTTGTCCCTTAATCTGGCCCCCGGCGCCGTCTGTGTGGATGACTAAGCCACAGCCCGCCGCTTTTCAACTGCCACTTAAACGTCGATCGCTGTTCTCCTCATTCATTTACGACCTCTACGATTGAGATTTGCCAGGATGTCGAATGAGAATTTCTACCTCCGATACTAGTAAGGATAAAACATGAGTGAGCCCGGGTTTCCTCAGCTGCTGACGGTCCTCACAGCTCAGGTCACTCTGGGCGGTTTGGACATGAGTTTCTAGGTAAGTTTACGTTCTAGCAATGATCACTTTTTCTACTCAGTCCCTAATTTGCGCTCAGAGTTTGATCTCCGTACCATTTCCGATGGTAGCAGTGCCGCAGTGCGATATGCGAACAATTCAAACTACCGCAATGATTCCCTTATTCGCAAAGAAAGTGAGCTAGAGCATATACCAAAAGACAAGCGAACACAAACTGATAGAGTTATAGTGTGCGTGAGTGATGCGATGGTCGAAGAAGTGAAGCGCATTATCAAGGATAGTGAGATCCTCAAGTATGCATTCACATTACCTCACCGGAGGAAGACCTGCACTGACTTCACATAGGGAGGATGACTCTAAGTGGCCCCAGAAGAACAAGGACGGACGCCAAGAGCTGGAGATTCGGATTGGAAATGAGCACATCTCCTTTGAGGTAATTGACCGAGCTAGCTTATATGGAAAGGGCCATCATCTAACAAGGAAGTGTATAGACCGCCAAGATCGGCTCGCTAGTCGATGTGACCGAATCAGACGATCCCGAAGGACTTCGAGTCTTTTACTATCTTGTGCAGGACCTAAAGGCTCTTGTATTCTCACTGATCTCCCTTCACTTCAAGGTATTGTCAATCTTGCCCCCCATGCTTGGAACATCATTTGACCATTCCCTGCTTTACAGATCAAGCCCATCTAAGCATTGAGCACACAAAATGAAATTGAAGACTAATTGAGGTTTTGATTTGATGATACTCATCAGGCGTTCATTGAGGGTTTCTTGGGATGCGAGCTCAATTATAGCGCAAGAACAATGAGATTGATACCCCTCAGGCATGGCTACCTGCGATCTTTTCTGGGCAATTTAGTTGTCTTGGGCGTTTGTAGCTGCTTGAGCTGGTTtaaaaaatttcaaagcaAGATGCTCAAAAATATGACATAAGATAGCTTGAGAAATATGTTTGAGCTCTTCCAATTCTGTGCGATTTAGTGTTTTACATTTCGCTCCTAGATCATCTCAGTAATGGTGGCCACCAATATTTTGTAAGGTTCGCATTTGAGATCCAAGTTAGCGATGTCGAAGAGTGCACATTGAATTAGAGCTTGTTTAAGAGAAGATTGGAGTAGGTTAGGCGAGGTTTGTATCAAAAAGTTGCGCTCCCCTTCAACAGACTGCCTAATCTGCCCACTTTTGCCTAAAATGTCCTGATTCGGCTAGAAAATTGGCCATGCCTTTGATCTTTACAATGTTGTACCGACATACCCTCGGTATAGTCAAAAGCCGTTGATTGGCCGGTGGCCTGAGGCACAAATATTACATAACCAATTTGAAAGTGGCGCCGCGCCAGGCGCAGAAACAGCTGACCCACCTGGACTGTCCCCGCATTGCCCGTTCCTCAAGGCCTTAAAAGACTTAGTTCGCTGATCTCGAAGGATTCATCCCCCTTGCTCTCTTTTGTCtatttctctctttttgatTTGCTTTGGAGCTTCTTGCTTCGACTCAATGCCCCCTCCCCTATTTTGCAATGCCGACTCCGAGTAACAACTCGATCGCCGCGGCGATCGCCGCCCGCACGACATGTCCACCGGAGCCCGAAAGGGTCTCGGCTTGGCAAGCATCTCCCGATACTATATCGAACAGTGATCCTATCGATGCTCTTTCGCCTGAGATTCCAATTGCGTCCTCCATGCTGAGTCAATCTCATGATGGAAACACCCCCGAACCGATTAAGGCGGAAGGAAAGCCGACGGGtgtcgaagaagatgatccaGTTCAGGCTACCTCCCCTGCGGAGTCAGCCTGCCTTCGCAGCCAGTCGCCAGCAGCGCCTCCGGGATCCTCGCTTTTTAACTGGGAATTCTCCAACGTTCGTGTAAGTATCGACTCCATCGGAATATTATGCCACCTTTTAACCCATCGTCATAGCTTCTGCCAAACCACACCTCGTTTCTCCGGTCAGGTAGCAAGTTTGCTGGAACTCAGCAATCAGACCGTCAAGTTTACAATGTCGATGTTGAGATTAAGCATGTGGATATGGCTGAATCCTATCTCTGTGGTTACCTTAGAATCCAAGGTTTGTAATTCGTGCGCGTTGAGACGTGCATTGATTGAACTTGGCTCAACTGATATTTTTTGTTCTCCACAGGCCTCACAGAAGACCATCCTACCTTGACTACCTTTTTTGAAGGAGAAATTATCGGTACGAAACACACTTTCCAAACACGTAATGAGGAGTGGGGTGCCTCGGAAAAGACAGACTTGCACCATTGGTCTCGGTTTCCTGCCTGGCGTCCGCTGGCTAAACAGGCCAAACGAGCGGATTTCACATATCGAAACTTTGCCCAGCGGGAACACATATTCATGAGATGGAAGGAATCATTCCTTGTTCCCGACCATCGAGTACGGACGATCTCTGGCGCTAGTTTTGAAGGGTTCTATTACATCTGCTTCAACCAAATCGAGGGAACTGTGAGTGGTGTTTATTTCCATGCGAAGAGCGAGCGGTATGTGAATGTTTTGTTTTCGAAAATTATCGATTTTTCTGGTGCTAATTCCATCATAGGTTTCAACAACTCGAACTCAAGCATGTCGAAGATCGTGGATGTGCACCGGCAGTCGAGTTCCGCTAACATCGCTGAACTTGCTTGCTAGTGCCCAAACCGACCTTATGTGAGACTACTTATGTGAATCGTTGGTCTTCGTGTGTCTCTAACCACCTCTTGTTGTGTCTGGTACTACATGGCTAAGCAGTGCTTCCTGGTCACCATTCCGATTGAGAAGCTTGGTTCTCTCAAAACTCCATCGGGCTTATTATCCCGtttgcttttcttcaaaTACCCTGTATGCCATTCTCTATTCGCCTCGCCCTTCTGCCCCCCTCTTATCCAAGCGTTTTGGTCATCATTTCGACTGCTCATGTCATTTGAGGATCTCCAAGACCATATTCCTTTCCAGGCAAAGCCTGAATCCACTCAACTCATCCTCAAATTGACCCTAATGGCTCACGATATTGCAATCTACGAAACGGCGTTTCCATCCCCACTTTCTGGCGGCCTAGTTCTGGTTACCCTAAATCTTTTGTTTGGAGTCCTAATCTCTGATCTTTTCATTCCATGTTTCTTTATTCCTCATTGATTTTGTGTTAACTTAGGGCTATCCTCTCTCATGTGAGTGGCTGACAGACCAGTCTTATTTCAAAATTTCACTCAGTGTTCTTGGTAACCGTCCATAATGTGCCTCTCTGAATGTGCCTTTCTATATCGGATTTAAAGCTGTAATGGAGATTTCCCGATCGGGGTGCTGCCGCTTCTACTAGGGCGTCCAGGGTCTTACTCGCTGAGTCGAGCACTAGGTGAGGTAACCCGAGCACTTGCTTTGCTTAAAAAGCATTGCTTTGCTTAAAAAGCAGAGAGTTGGTGGATACCATCAAGGGATTCTATCATTCTACGTTAGTCCTACCAGATTCGCTCAGATGTTATAATCGAAGAAACAATTCACTAATAATAGAATTAAAAACCATGCCGTATTCTAGGGACCATCCTGTCGATAATACGAAATGACGGTATATGAAGCCATAAAACGGTAATGAGGGAAGCACAGTACAAAGGATGAGCATGTAGTGTGGAGGGCCCGTTGTTGTTTGTTGTAATTCGTGAGTTAGACATCTTGCTATGAACGACGGCTCAGCAGCTTACCTCAATAATATAATACTACACTAGCTCTATCCAAATACAGCTGTTTGCTAGAAATCTGAACCGTTGTCCCCTTAGCGAAAGGCTAGTTATTGTAACATGTTTCCTTTCATGAGGGAAAATTCTCTCTACACACGGCAGTGGCTCTTCAAAGACATGACGTTAATTTATTATCTGattgttgaacgaaatacagcgtacttttccactagaccataacaaaaaccaaggttcctgtttatggcctagggaggccgtatttgaggtttgacactGATTCATAAAGGTGCAAATGTGAAAATTGAAAACTATAGAGGCCAAACAGTCATGCAATCTGCAGATGAAGGCACCTCACTTTCAAGTTCCAAAATCCAGCCTCGTTAAAGTAGCTACAATTTGTCTCTTTAACTCAAAGAACTCCTCAATAGAGGTTAATGGCAGATCACGTGACTGGATGCTACTATACATGTGGTCCCTAATGGATATTAGGCCCTCATATTCAGTAGAGACCACAACACTGGCATATGATAGGACAACGATCCGATTCTTTGTATCAGTAGTTTACTATTTTACATCGGTTGTTGTCTATAATTGTGCCCCGATCTATAGAGATATACTCCGATGTTCTATAGAAAGTTTCTTCTCTCTATAGATAGTAACTATTTTTAATATATACATCTTCTGTGTGTGTATACCCAGTTCGAGATGCCCAAGGCTCTGATCTCGAGGTCTAGGTATATTTTCGCGGAGACGTTTGGATTCAGAACAATACACAAAAGCGATTACAGTGTGTTAAATGTGCTAGAACTGAACCAACTGACAAACAAAGACTAAAAGAGACTTGGCCCCGATTCGTTTACGCCCGAGGCTCAAAGTAAGAAATGCCGAAAGATCCTCGCTCCAACCAGAGAAACCCACGCGTGAAACGAGACAAAATAAAGAAGAATCAAGGAACCCAAGCAATGTGTCGATGTGAGTTCCAGGACATAATTGAAGAGATGACGCAGTAACATAAGATGGCATTATAGTGTGGCTTTGGCGAGCAGAAGACGTTAAAGCAAGAAAAAGAGACAAGATGGGGTATCACATGCAATGTCAGTCGAGGATAGCGAGATCGAGCGAGTGTGCTTTTGTGTTCCATGATAATCAGAGTTCAGATGTCGTCCACGTAAAGTGGACGATATCGTAGAAATAGGGATTAGAAGAAGGGACTCGTattagaaaaagaaaatcacATGTATGTCGAGTTGTGACGGGAGCTTGAATTAGATCCGCTGCTATAATCGCTAGTAGGAGTAGGGGAGTCCAACACAACTTGTTGACGAATGGAGATGATCCATTCGTGCTGTAGAAGTTCGGCGGCAGTGGCGCGGCGAGCGGGATCGCATTCGAAACAGCGGCGCACGAAGTCGATGCCCTGGTCGCTGAGTTGATCGCGAGATGGAAGCGCGGGCTGTTTGCCTTGGGCGATATTGTACATAATTGCCCACTCGTTGTCTAGCGTCGACCATGGCCGGCGCCCAGTTGCCATTTCCAGAACCACGCAACCGAGAGACCAGATATCCACAGCGCCTTGGCGGTTGTCTAGATTTGCAGCGTCGCCACGGATCACTTCTGGTGACATGTACATCGGAGTTCCTGTGGTAGTCTTCTGGTTCTTGCGCTGGTTCGCGGAATCTTTGGCCGGCTCCTTGAAACCGGCTCCCTGGGGGTTGTCTGCTGGGGCGACTGTGCGGCCCGAGCGGGCGATGATCTTGGCTGCACCGAAATCAACGTACTTAATGACACCGTTGTGATCGAGCAGGATATTCTCGGGTTTGATATCACGGTGCACGATATGGGCTTCGTGGAGATACGCTAGACCCTCTAGGAGTTGAAGAGCGTAGACCATGATGACCGTTTCGTCCTCGATACGCCCGTGCTCTAGCAAGCTAGCAAGCGAGCCACCTGAGCAGTACTCCATGAAGATGTAAACCTTGTCACGGTGCACCTCGATGCCGTGATAGGAGACAATGTTCGGATGATCAAGCACTTCAAGCACGCCCATTTCATCTCGAATTTGCTGGGCGATCTTGGGAATGAGCTGGGGGTCTTGCAGGCGAATTTCTTTGACAGCCATCAAATAGTTGCTGTCCAAGTTGATAGCCACATAGACAGAGCCAAAGGTGCCACCACCAATGAATTGGCCTTGCTGCCAACGCAGATTAACATTAGTAGCCGATGACGATAGCACGGTAAGTGACCGATCAGCCTCATCAGACCCTTCTAGCACCTTTCCTAGGGCCTGACGCTTCGCATCTTCCTCAATTCTCCTATCTTCAATCTCCACAATGCGCGCGTACCATGTCTCGCGAACGAGTTTTGATGCTTCCTCGTCGCTGGTGATCCGGCCAGCACCAATCTGTCGGGCTCCATTGCGTTCTTCCATACGTTT
It contains:
- a CDS encoding Coatomer subunit beta, putative, translating into MISRLARKNYSYSLLHSDSPQFTTMASFLENTYSLLHVDNTADQPTVQELKLQLEKGNDETKLETMRTIVTIMLNGDPMPQILMHIIRFVMPSKSKSLKKLLYFFYEICPKHDSTGKLKQEMILVCNGIRNDLQHPNEYIRGNTLRFLSKLREPELIEPLLSSARSCLQHRHAYVRKNAVWAVSSIFQHSESLIPDAPELLQLFLESETDSTCKRNAFAALMSISHQKALEYLRTTFDTIPNTDELLQLAELEFLRKDAVQNTQNKSRYLKLMLELLDASTSTVVYEAATSLTALTSNPVAVKAAASKLIELAIREADNNVKLICLERVNQLRIRNEGVLDDLTMEALRVLSSPDIDVRRKALNLAMEMVSSKNVEEIIMLLKKELAKTVDEQYEQNSEYRQILVQSIHSCAIKFSEIAASVVDLLMDFIADFNNNSAVDVISFVKEVVEKFPDLRGSIVARLVSTLSEVRAGKVYRGVLWVVGEYSLEEKDIRDAWKTIRASLGEIPILASEQRLLDEVPDDNALLMEQANGHSKAAPTGSRKVLADGTYATESALTSQSAAAARLEAVKAAQKPPLRQLILDGDYYLATVLSSTLTKLVMRHSEVSHDTARTNALRAEAMLIMISIMRVGQSHFVKAPIDEDSVDRILTCVRSLAEFSEKKELEATFLEDTRKAFRAMVQVEDKKRAAKEAVEKAKSAVQVDDAIPIRQFTKKNAVEGGEEIEMDLAKATGGDSTVEDVSSKLSRVVQLTGFSDSVYAEAYVTVHQFDIVLDVLLVNQTTETLQNLCVEFATLGDLKVVERPSTNNLGPRDFLNVQATIKVSSTDTGVIFGNIVYDGASSTENHVVILNDIHADIMDYIQPAHCTETQFRTMWTEFEWENKVNINSKAKTLRDFLKQLMESTNMACLTPDASLKGDCRFLSANLYARSVFGEDALANLSIEKEGDDGPITGFVRIRSRSQGLALSLGSLKGLKAATA
- a CDS encoding Vesicle-mediated transport protein Vid24, putative gives rise to the protein MPTPSNNSIAAAIAARTTCPPEPERVSAWQASPDTISNSDPIDALSPEIPIASSMLSQSHDGNTPEPIKAEGKPTGVEEDDPVQATSPAESACLRSQSPAAPPGSSLFNWEFSNVRLLPNHTSFLRSGSKFAGTQQSDRQVYNVDVEIKHVDMAESYLCGYLRIQGLTEDHPTLTTFFEGEIIGTKHTFQTRNEEWGASEKTDLHHWSRFPAWRPLAKQAKRADFTYRNFAQREHIFMRWKESFLVPDHRVRTISGASFEGFYYICFNQIEGTVSGVYFHAKSERFQQLELKHVEDRGCAPAVEFR
- a CDS encoding Mago nashi protein produces the protein MSNENFYLRYYSGHSGRFGHEFLEFDLRTISDGSSAAVRYANNSNYRNDSLIRKEMCVSDAMVEEVKRIIKDSEILKEDDSKWPQKNKDGRQELEIRIGNEHISFETAKIGSLVDVTESDDPEGLRVFYYLVQDLKALVFSLISLHFKIKPI